CGAACCCGTTCTGCCTGGCCCGGCCAAGCAGCCCCCTCGAGATGTCCTTCAGGCTCGCCACGCCCATCAGGGCCATGGCCCGCGCCAGCTCCCTCTCGAGGATGTTCAGCACGCCCTCGACACCCTTCTGGCCGTCCCAGGCGAGCCCCCACAGGGCCGTCCGCCCGATGAGGCAcaggtcggcgccgagggcgagggcctTGAAGACGTCGGTGCCGCGggtgatgccgccgtcgacgatgacggggaTCCTGCCCCTcacgacgtcggcgatcTCGGGCAGGGCCTCGATGGTCGAGGGcacgccgtcgagctggcggccgccgtggttcgagacgacgatggcgtcgacgccggcctcgacggacCGCTgggcgtcctcggccgtcagGATGCCCTTGAGGACGATCTTCATCTTGGTCTGCGACCGCAGCCAGGGGATGACCTCGTGCCACTCGAGGCTGGCGTCGACCAGGTGGTCGCGGTTCTCCTCCTGGATCCTCCGGTGCTCGGCGGCCGTCTTGGCCCGCAGGAGCATGCCGGCGGTCGAGATGGCGCCGGACCTGCGCGACTCGACGTTGGCCATGGCGACgcccggcggcagctcgaGCGGCGTCCGCCGCTCCTGCAGGCGGTTGCCCAGGATCACGGTGTCAACGGTCAGCACGAGCGCCTCGTagccggcgtcctcggcgcggcggatCAGCTTCGCCGTGAGGTCCCGGTTGCCGAGGAAGTAGAGCTGGAACCACGGCCGCGGGCGGTCGGGCCCGCGTTCGGGAATCGCCCGCgcgacgtcctcgagggaCGTGGTCGCGTTGGTCGAGAGAGTAAGGTTCGTGCCgaggttggcggcggcgcgggcgacgtcgagctcgccctcgccgccgacgagcttctGGTACGCGCtcggggcgacggcgatggggATGTCGTACCGTTTGCCGAAgatggtggtgctggtgtcgATGTTGCTCACGTTGCGCAGCATCTGAGGTCGGAGAAGGATGCTGTTTAGTCTTGTTAGCCTTTCCCCCCCGGTGTCGAggggccgaggccgccttGGATAGGGAAAATTTCCATCTCTTACTCGTTGTAAGCGGCGTGGTTGCGCTCGAGCGTGTactcatcgtcggcgccggtctgGTAGTAGTCCCACACCGGCTTGGAGAGCTTCTCCTTTGCGATCTTGTGCACGTCGGCAACGTTGACCGGCTCCGGGCGGCGGGCATCTTTAACGACAGTCATGATGTATCGATACACGTTGTTGATAGGGTTGTTCTCTGTCGAGTCTTCAGAGTACCGTTGGACCTGTGGGAAACCATTACGAGCGGTCGGCCAGTTGGAGAGAATTGGAGAAAATTGGAGGCTCTCCCCTTATTTACTTATTTACTCGACCGAAGCAAGCGGTCCGATCTCGGGGGGGTTCCGACGGATCGCGTCACCCGGTGCATGCTCGgtatccctcccccccggtcTTGTCGACCGCCGCGAATTGCCCAAAATCGCAGGGCGCGGGCTCTATCAGGACGAACATCTCACTGAGGCCGTTTGTGCTGGAGCTTTGTGGAACGTCATAGTCTTCAACGCTGGCGAATCAACCCCGACTTTTGTCATGGAGCTTTCCggggtggaggggaggagggcatACAATAGTGAATAAATATGGAGATGGCTGTTGTCGGGGATTTTTTCCTCATTGAGACGATGAAGGCGGGATATGTATGACTAACGGCGACCCTcaccctcttccctcccctcccctcccccccaacaCATTTATTTTCCTTGTtgtctccctctctcactcagCTGGGCATTTCGAGCATCTCCTCTTGCGTCCAATACTTCTGCATGTATCTAGCCCCCAGCATCTCGACCTCTTGGTCCAAGTGCAACATGAGCACGTCTCCCCACGGATCCATCTTGCTCTTGAGGACTTGCCGGTCCAACCGGTCCTTGCGCGTACGACAGCCCTCGAGGTACTGCTGAAAGTCCTCGAGCCCGTCGTGGATCTGGCGGTGCTGCTCCAACAGCACGTCGTCCCCCTGGAACCGGGGCATCCTGCGAGCCAGGAGGGGAAACAGAGAGCGTTCTTCCACAGTGTGATGGTTCGCGAGGCGATACGAGAGGAAGAGACCCTCTCTGACAATCTGGTCGTCAGTCATTTTTGGCGAGTCATCGTCGGGCGCCGAGCATGCGCTGTACAGGCGCTTCCAGGTTCGTCGGAAGTAGGCGTGCTATGGCACGTTCCGGTTTGTGTTAGCAGCGGCCTCTCGCCCCAGCCTGCATCGTGAGAACTGACAAACTTGTCCATCATCACCGCAAGACGGTTGTAGATGTCGAATTCCGAGGGCGTCAGCGACACCATGTCATCCTTTTCCCCGCCACGGTCCATGTTTCCTTTGAAAACTTGTCAAAGTTGACCCGATGCCAGGTCCtactctctccctctctctctctctgccagGTTCTGCACGTTGTTGTTCAGCTGCCCGCGCGCCTTACGGGGAGTTAGCGCTCCACGTGGCTAATGGGAAGGGGATTCGATGCCACTTActacgcttgacctttataGGCCGCCCCCAACCAACTAACGGCTGTCACTTACTGCAATCCAATCCAATCCAACCCCACGGCGGAGAAATCAATCATGTTGCTTGGTGTCATGTCATCAACATGTCAGTGGAGACCATTTGTCAGCCGTTGCCCAGCTTAGAAATCCCCGTAgtcttttcccctcccccggcaACCCATCCCTCTATTACTTATTATGTCTTGATTGCAACATTCCGTGACTGTATTCCAACATTGATTAAGCTTCCTCATCGTTTCTAGCAGAAACATCCCGGGCAAAAACTATATAGACTTCTTCTTTACAAGATACCCTTACAAGGATACATCCTCTTTTCCTTGCAACCAAAACATCACCACATCGGTAATCCCCTGTCACCTCCACACACACAATGGCTGCAGCAGCGCGTCCCACTGGCCTCATTGCCAAGAAGGGCATTGAGCTTCTCACATTCGGTaagcaaccccccccccccccccctcctcttcagGAAACGGCACCACGCGTCGTCTCGTTGCTGAACCCATTTTCAGGAACCCCCAATGGCTACAAGGCCAGCATCATcctggaggagctgaaggaggCGTACGGCCTCCCGTTCGTGGTCCAGAGCGTCAACATCATGCAGAACATCCAGAAGGAGCCCTGGTTCACCGCCCTCAACCCCAACGGCCGCAtccccgtcatcgtcgaccaCGACAAcgagcagctcgccgtcttcgagggAAGCGCCATCCTGAGCTACCTCACCCGCCGCTACGACACCGAGCACCGCTTCTCCTTCCCCGCCTCGGACAACGACTACACGAGGGCCGAGACCTGGATCGGCTGGCagcacggcggcctgggcccCATGTGAGTTgaaccctccctccccttcatTTCTTCTAATACGTCTTAAAAATAAACCCCCCGATATCAATGCTGATGAAAATGATTACCCCCGCCGACAGGCAAGGTCAAGCCAACCACTTTGTTAGGTTCGCCAAGGAGAGGATCCCCTACCCGACGCAGCGCTACGTGGGCGAGACCGAGAGGCTGTTCGGCGTCCTCAACACCCACCTCGACGGGCGCGATTTCGTCGTCGGGCCCGGCCGTGGTCGCTACAGCATCGCCGACATCTCGATGATCGGCTGGGTCCAAGGAGCCCCCatggccggcatcgacatcaacCAGTTCCCGTCCGTCAAGGCGTGGCTGGAAAGGTGCCTGGAGAGGCCCGCCGTCCAGCGGGGCATCCAAATCCCGGACGCCCCCTTCATGTCTGTCGCCAGCATGGAGAAGAGGCTgcaggaagacgagggccttgccgagaaggaggccgaggtcaaGAAGCAGATTGAcgacgccaagaaggcctATGGCTATGTTTACTCGTCGCCGTAAACGAGCGGGCTTGTAATGATCGTTCCGTTCCCACCAAAAAACCCGTAGGAGCCCGGGCGGgttctataataatataagcCACTGAAGATGACTGTCCTCTTGTTCCTTATCTAGCGTCTACGGTCAACAATTTGTTCTTATTAGGGGTACAGCGTCAGGTATTGGAGTATTCCGGACGTCAATCTTTTTTGAGGTCTCTCATATCTTCGGACTCATCCCTTCTttctcaccccccccccccccatgtCTCATGAACGAACAAATCAACCTCCTCTCTTCGTCTACGAACGTGTCTTCTTCCATCCTTTTCCGTCAATGACCTGGATAATCTCGTTCCGCAAAGGCTTAATGAGCTCGGGATGCTGCCTAACGTCGTACAACGCTTGCGTGACGAGGTCTGTCGTGGTGTGCACAGTaacgccggcgaggatgagcCGCGAGACCGCAGGGTTGCATTTGTCGCCTTTTGCCATCTATTGAAACCACCCGATGGGGTCGTCGTACTtggccgtctcctcctctttcccGACGACGAACTCGGGCCAGAAGCGCAGGGTCTGCATCGCGTGTACGCTCAGCTCCACGTAGCCGACGACGGTCTGTAGTCGCTACTCGTTCCGGCCCAGGTGCTTGCCTACAAAGATACGGAAGGGCATTCTCGACACGACTTTGGATATGACCTGCTTTAGGGATGATATCGTGTCATTCTAGAATGAGAGAAGATGTCAGTTGGCGGTCTTTGATGGGATACGTTGTGCCGGGGGGCTGGTTGATGGATACCTTGAGGGTCGGTCAAGGTTTTGTCAATGGTTTCCTCTGCTTCTTCCGAATGGGTGAAGGTTTGCCTTGCGTCAATCCCCCGTCAGCGTTCTACACAGCGCCTCGGAGAGTCGGATTCGACAATACACTGACCCAGGGTCTTTGTCAATCTCGTTTGGACGACATTCTGGAGCCGTTTGGAAGGATCTCACTCAGGCTTCCTTATAAGCTTCAAACCCAACAAATTGCCGGCCGTTGTCCATTCCCATGAATCAGCTTATCAAGGGCGGATTCCCGTGTTCGAAACGACCCGCTGCCGCGGTAAGCGCGAGCACATCGATTCATCAGATTCAGAGAGTCAACCAATCAACATCGCCGACAACGGGACTCTCGGGCTGCCGTTCATCGGCAGATGATGGTACACACCCCACTGCTCGTTCCGTGTCGCCGATCCCCTGCCCGTTCACTTGAAGGACGTCCAAAGTGCCGGGGCTTGGCACAGTCCGCGATCTCACTGGGCGGACATGGGCTCTGGCTGGTGATCTTGGTTTTTTTCTCGCACGTTGGTGTCGTGCTTAGTGCTGCAAGATTTGCCAGCGCTTAAAAGCAATGTCGTACGCGTTTGTTCAACTCGTGCAGAATACTGGTCAAACTGAATGGTTGTTCAATGAATGGGTCGCAAGAGAGCAAACAGTTGTGCGTCAGGGACTTGCTGATGCCGCAGGACAACTCAAAGCAACTTGGGATCGAACGAGTATCTTCCGTAGTGGGAGAGTACATCGTTATTCTGACCGTTCTACTACTTCCGGAAAACAATGCAGATTGTATGGGCTGAGCCCGACTTGCTTTCGTCGTATTGTAAACACGATGCCAATTACACATAAAATAGAGGTCATGTCTAACTAACCTCGTTCCTATTAGTACTATCCTACCCCACCCACTTGATGCTGGGCTCACTTGATGGTCCCACCcgaaaaaaataaaaagacaaaataaaaagaaaaaaaaaccgcTCCAGTTTGCGGCGCCACACGCCAACCGAGTTTTGTCTGAGTCAACTAACTATAAACTCAACACACACGTGTACTGCCGCGCCCGGCCCTTTCATAAATATACAACCGCGTTTCTCACACGACGTACAACGATGATGGAGGAGCTCCCCATCCAGCCCTCCGGTCTCTTCTGGCAAGACGACTTCATCACCGCCGAGCACGAGGCGAGGCTGGTCCACATCTTCCGGCACGAGCTCGCGTGGCCGGACCGCTCCGGCCGGCTGTCGCTGCACTACGGATACACGTTCGACTACAAGACCTTCGGGGTGGACCCCGACATCCCGTTCGCCCCGTTCCCGGACTGGCTGCAGCCTCTCATCCCCACGACCGAGGGCAGGCCGCCCGACCAGGTCTGCTTGCAGCACTACCCGCCCGGCGCCGGTATACCGCCGCACGTCGACACGCACTCGGCGTACGACCAGCTGTACGCGCTGTCCCTGGGGTCGCCCGTCATGATGCAGTTCGCGCGGCCGGCgtccggcgacggcgacggcgacggccgcgCCGGGGAAATGGTTGAAGTCGACCTCACGCCGAGGAGCATGATGCAGATGTCGGGCGACTCGAGGCTGCACTGGAAGCACGGCATCAGGAAGCGCAAGACGGATACCCTGGCCGACGGCACGGTGCGGAAGAGGGGCGACCGATGGAGCATCACGTATCGATGGATCAGGGAGCCGGCGATCTGCGAGTGTGGAGACGCCCAGCTGTGCGATACGGCGCAGACGAGGCTGGGCATCGAGAAGGAGTACCGGtggaagaagggcgacgaggacggcgctGCTGATGGAGCGAACCCGGCAGCTGAGGATACAAAGACATGACGTTGCCAATGAtttccctttccctcgcTTCCATCCTGATTTGATTATTGGGAGGGAAAAGACAGCACGAAAGTGCCTATATGTCAGGCCCGGCCAAGCAGGCACCACGACTTTGGTTTACCTTCCACAAGGATTAACCATCGACGACGCTTCATGTCTCAAATCACGGAGCCAAGTGGGATTCCGATCCTAAAGACTTTGGGTTGTCAAAGTCTCTTAGCCAGTACTACTGCGACCCTTGACGGCCTTTGCCATGCCAAAACGCGTTACCGCGGGTCCGTGATAATGTTCCAATTGCGACTGCAACTGCGACTCTGGCTGGATGACATGTATTAGTCCTTCATTTTCACAATACTGCTCATCGTTCTGCTTGAAAGTTGACGGCTTTGTTCGAACCACATACCACAGGTGATCAAAGTGAACGCTCTCTGTAATCCTCAAAGCACTTCATGCCCTATTACAAAAGTGGGCTGTAGTTACAGGCGAGCGAAATGTGTCTTTCTGAGTTTTGCACCCGGAGCAACGATTGCAAGAGCAGACCTCAATCCCTTCGATACCACGCAGCAATATTTGGAGCTGTCTCAGTGAACGAAGAGACGAAGTAGCTTGGATATTGAACTAGAAGAAATACAAGCTGGTGCTCGCAAGAGTCAAAGCAACCCCTTGATGTCTATTGCGTCTCTGCGTAGTGTCACAAGCCCAATAGGGCATCACCGGTTACCCAGGGGTTAAAGAATTCCAAGCCAGGACTAGAGGATTTCCAGTATACGGACGGCCTCATTAGAACCCCCTAGAGCTGAGAACAGAGCTCGAGGGTACTGCTATAGGGGCCCTGAGGCCTACGTAAtagcctccttctccctaATTATTGGGAAAGGAGGGCTAGAAATGAATTTAGTCACCAATTCAGACCTTTCTTTCAGTTGACCTCTTCACTCTGTAATAGCGCCTCTGATTATCGTAGCCCCCGAGGCCTGATTCTCCTTCTTTCCAGGCCGAGTCCAAGTTCAACTATTTACTGGACAACGGCATCTTGCAATCGAAAGCCTACGCAGATCCAACCTCAACTACCCCGTCGAGAATCAGGCATGGTGCCGGGTGTTTATGGTCTCGACACCAGTAAATGGAAGACTTCTCAGCGGCAACGGGATTACATTTGGAACGCGAAGTTTGCAAGAATATGTCCGCACCTAGGCTAATGCCAGCCGACTTCTTGAAGTGCAACGTTGGAAGGACAGTATTGCCGAGTGAACATGATCGGAATTGAGTCATGTCTGGCCATCCGATCCTTGGGAGTGCATGGGCTGGAAGCTCGTCTGTTCTTCAATGCTACACGTGGTCAGGGAACGGCTTCGTCTGGAGCATCTGCCAAACTCAATCCCGTAATCTTGAGTTCGCCCATACCAATGGCGATCGAATCATCGCATCGCTGCCCGATATGCGATCCGCGAACGTCTCGCATTTTCTGGTAACTATCTATGCCCCTGCTCACATCCACGACAAATGACTCGGGAGCCTCTATCGGCGTGCCGCCCTCTCGGTCTACATGAACTCTAACTATCGCGGTCACTGCTCTCTCGTTCTGGCTCAAAACCGTCAAGCCACACAGTCCCCTGTCGGAAGGACATCCAACTCCCGCGTTGTCCCTGCGAATTTCCCCCCTTTGCCCGGCTGGCTTTCCATGGTTGACGAAAAAAGGGAACTGGGGATGGCCAGGAGTCCTATGTTGCGTCGTTTTCACGCTCGGGAGCTCCGCCACGACAAGTCAATCCCGTCGGCCCAAAAGGCCGAAGGCATGACCAAGCGACGTGGACCGGCGTATTCCTTGAGAGAGCATTACGCTGGAAGAAActttccctcttctctcgTATCGTAGCATGCTGACTGGAGCCACCCGCATCTTTTTCCGTATGGAGCATGTGTACTCCGGACTGCATCGGATATCTCAGATGGCATGCTCTGGGGATCCATCGGAGAAAGAACGTCACCAGGGGGCTGTTACCTGGCCTCGGAAAGTGATGGCACTTTGCGAGACCGAGTTAAGCTTTTCGCATGCATGATACGGACGCTGAATCGCCCCGTGATCGAGGGACAGCATGCTTACGAGTGGGCCTTCTGCCGCCCCCCGGATGGCTGACCAATTCGACATTGGTCGTACCAGGGAGCGTATGCGCGCCATTTGTCGTATTATTGTCGTCCATCGGACGGGGAACGGGGACGTTCACATACACGTATCCTCGCAACTCTATTAGCCGCCGCAACCTTGAAGAAGCCCTCATTCTCGGCAAGATTACATATCAGGGATACATGCCAACTAGAACCCAAAAGTTAAAACAGATGAGTATTTTCGGCCGGGCAGCAGTGTCCCATTCTTATTCTTGTAACCAATAGGGAGGGCCAACTTCACTTGCACCCTGTCGCCTTGGCTCGATTCGTACTCTTTGCCCTCTTTACtctcatcgtcctcatcatccTAATCGCCCTCAACATTTACAGAGTTTCTTTTGCCCTCACGGCTTGCTACCGTGTATACACGTGAGTTACAAGCGGTTGGTGCTGCTGGCAAAAGAGTTGGTTGTGGGAAGTGCGGAACACTGACCGGATGGGCAATTGTCGCCCGCCGGCAAGCAAAACTCAAACAGATTACCATTCTTCTTCTCTAACACGAGTTATCCGTGCAGTCACTATAGTCGGCACATCCGGGCCCTGGGGGTAATTGTAC
This genomic interval from Colletotrichum higginsianum IMI 349063 chromosome 9, whole genome shotgun sequence contains the following:
- a CDS encoding FMN-dependent dehydrogenase, which gives rise to MTVVKDARRPEPVNVADVHKIAKEKLSKPVWDYYQTGADDEYTLERNHAAYNDILLRPQMLRNVSNIDTSTTIFGKRYDIPIAVAPSAYQKLVGGEGELDVARAAANLGTNLTLSTNATTSLEDVARAIPERGPDRPRPWFQLYFLGNRDLTAKLIRRAEDAGYEALVLTVDTVILGNRLQERRTPLELPPGVAMANVESRRSGAISTAGMLLRAKTAAEHRRIQEENRDHLVDASLEWHEVIPWLRSQTKMKIVLKGILTAEDAQRSVEAGVDAIVVSNHGGRQLDGVPSTIEALPEIADVVRGRIPVIVDGGITRGTDVFKALALGADLCLIGRTALWGLAWDGQKGVEGVLNILERELARAMALMGVASLKDISRGLLGRARQNGFGVAKL
- a CDS encoding Protein bfr2, which codes for MDRGGEKDDMVSLTPSEFDIYNRLAVMMDKFHAYFRRTWKRLYSACSAPDDDSPKMTDDQIVREGLFLSYRLANHHTVEERSLFPLLARRMPRFQGDDVLLEQHRQIHDGLEDFQQYLEGCRTRKDRLDRQVLKSKMDPWGDVLMLHLDQEVEMLGARYMQKYWTQEEMLEMPS
- a CDS encoding putative Glutathione s-transferase; its protein translation is MAAAARPTGLIAKKGIELLTFGTPNGYKASIILEELKEAYGLPFVVQSVNIMQNIQKEPWFTALNPNGRIPVIVDHDNEQLAVFEGSAILSYLTRRYDTEHRFSFPASDNDYTRAETWIGWQHGGLGPMQGQANHFVRFAKERIPYPTQRYVGETERLFGVLNTHLDGRDFVVGPGRGRYSIADISMIGWVQGAPMAGIDINQFPSVKAWLERCLERPAVQRGIQIPDAPFMSVASMEKRLQEDEGLAEKEAEVKKQIDDAKKAYGYVYSSP
- a CDS encoding 2OG-Fe(II) oxygenase, with protein sequence MMEELPIQPSGLFWQDDFITAEHEARLVHIFRHELAWPDRSGRLSLHYGYTFDYKTFGVDPDIPFAPFPDWLQPLIPTTEGRPPDQVCLQHYPPGAGIPPHVDTHSAYDQLYALSLGSPVMMQFARPASGDGDGDGRAGEMVEVDLTPRSMMQMSGDSRLHWKHGIRKRKTDTLADGTVRKRGDRWSITYRWIREPAICECGDAQLCDTAQTRLGIEKEYRWKKGDEDGAADGANPAAEDTKT